The following nucleotide sequence is from Cicer arietinum cultivar CDC Frontier isolate Library 1 chromosome 2, Cicar.CDCFrontier_v2.0, whole genome shotgun sequence.
TAGACAATTATGTTCTTTCAACTGTGATCTTAGCAAGCCTAATCTATTTGgtttatttctttatattattttgcaTTATAGAGGCCACAATTGGTTAAAGGGAACATGCAACTTTTCTCTGTGGATCAGCAGCGTAGTCAGGCTCTTGAAGCTCATGCTGCATCATTTGCCCAATTCAAAGTGCGTTATCTTATGATTCTGCGTTCATCTTCATATAATTAAGTTGTTTTTAGATATTACCTGAATAATTGAATAATGCCAAACTATGCTATTATGTGTTGggcaaattttgattttattttttggacaGGTTCCTGGGAATGAAAATCCTTCTGTTTTGATTTCTTTTGCCTCAAAAACACTTAATGCTGGTCAAATTATATCTAAGTTGCATGTCATTGAACTGGGTGCGCAGCCAGGTCTGCATATTCTTACCTTATTCACATCTATCTCTCATGCCTTTATTTTATGGGCAATATGGCTTAAagataaatctatattttaatgcCAACCCAGCTGTCCTATCTCGAGTTTCCGAATTTAATGTTTCTGgtaaatctaaaaattaaattggttATTTACATCAATATGTATTTATCATGCTTGATCTATAACTAGAGGTGGAGTGATCATATCAGTGGCAAGAATGGCCCTTTTATATAATGTCCCTACAGACTACAATGGTAATTGTGTCTTGCTATAATTTAATTCAGAACATAACAATTTCATAAACTTCATTTGCGGACAGTGTTGTCGATGGTGGTGGAAGGCCAAAAATCCACCATATAAACATGCCATCGAGGCCCATGGCGCCGATGTGGCGGGCATTCCTTCACAAATTGCATATGTTGGTTGTCAAAAAATCTGCCATGCCATGGCCGCCATTATACAACATTGTTTGTGGATCGATGAAATACAGTCAatcaaatgtattttattttgtccTTTGACCATGCTACAAGGACGGTTTTTCCGATTGTTACCATGTTTTTGACTGATGAAAGgcataatatattttgttagtcCATGCTTCACGGAGTGCTTTTCCATTTGTTACCATGTATTTGGTGGATGGGAAAATTTTAATGTGACAGatgtatgcattttttttttcctttttcatttATAATGGGTTCATGTTGAGTTTTCTATTGTAGTGATAAACATATGTAGCCCTGTAAGTGGGAGGTATATGAAgcagaaaatatttattaaatgtattAGATATGAGTTGCATTATGTAACAAATTTCATAAATCTAAGAATATTTATCTAAATAAGGCACCTGAAGATGGGCCGGGGTTTTGTTGAGGTCTCACCTCAACTAGTGATGTGACCAAAGTAATCCTTATAAAAGCTTGGGTAATCCCCGCTTCTTGAGCAAGCTTTTGGGGTTGAGTTAGGTCCAACATAAATTCTAAGATAACATCAAGCATATTCTAAATCTGTTATTGAGTCATGATCCGTGTTATTCCACCTGCATTTGTCCATATGCTCCAGATGTCTTGTTCTGAGTGTGAGAGGTTTTGTTGAGATCGCACGTCGATTAGAGGCACCTGAAGATGGGCCGGGGTTTTGTTGAGGTCTTGTTATGAAATTTGTCCATATGCTCCATATGGCCAAAATAGTCCTTACAAAGCTTGGGCAATCTTCACCTCTCGATATAGCTTTTATGATTGAGTTAGGCCTAAAGCCCAAATTGAAAGAGGTGTATTGTAAAATTGAACTGTGTGTCTCATTATATCACCTGTGATTAAGTTGATCATACTTCTGGAGTTTACCTTTAGAAATTTGTTGGCAGGGAAACCATCATTTACAAAGAAACAAGCAGATCTTTTCTTCCCCCCAGATTTTGCTGATGACTTTCCAGTTGCAATGCAGGTACAGAAGTTGCTAGCGTTGTTCATTTTATACAAAGTTGTAGATATCTGATTTCTACTTTGATTTGTTTTTCAGATATCCCACAAATATAGTTTGATTTATGTGATTACCAAACTTGGCCTACTCTTTGTATACGATTTGGAGACAGCTACTGCAGTATATAGGAACAGAATTAGTCCAGATCCTATATTTTTGACATCAGAAGCCACATCAGCAGGAGGCTTTTATGCCATCAATAGGAGAGGCCAAGTTTTATTGGCCACTGTTAATGAACAAACAATTGTGAATTTTGTCAGCGGTCAAGTATGTTTCTGACCtttttatcacttttatgaTGTGAAGCGGAATGAATTGGCATTTAACACATTTCATATTGGTTACTGTTGCAGTTAAACAATTTGGAGCTAGCTGTAAGTCTTGCCAAAAGAGGAAATCTTCCTGGTGCTGAGAAGCTGGTATGTCAAATTTTGTGCAGAACTCAACTTTAGTAATAATGTTTCATCATTGGAATTTGGGAATGTTGTCAGGGAAATCCCAAGAACTTGGAACCATTATCTGTTAATCTCACGTGGTTTCATATAACTGCCAAATACTAACTTGTATGAAGTTTGTTTATGTCCATGCAATAAAAAGTGCTATATTTAGATAGGTAATTGCTAATgcttatatttctttttggccGTCACTTATTCAGTTCATTTCACCAGTGTTCGACATATGTTTCCTTACCTTACCAGCATTTGTTGTATATTTGTTTTGCACTGTCAACCATTTTATCTTAGacattttatttcatgtttGTAAAAGGTATATGCTTGAGATGAGTGAGGTTGCATGAGTGACCCCAGTGATGCTTACTGCAATATTGTtgcttctttttttatttatttaatcaatggCGACTGCGTAATAGCTTCTTAAGAAATGGCGACTGTTGTATTtctggttattattattattattattattattattattattattattattattattattattatttatagcaTGATGGAAATACTTGTTGTCATTGCAGGTTGTGGAGCGTTTTCATGAGCTGTTTTCCCAAACAAAGTATAAAGAAGCAGCTGAGCTTGCTGCTGAATCTCCTCAAGGAATCCTTCGTACACCTGACACAGTTGCCAAATTTCAGGTTTCTTGATAAGATGTAGCTATTTGTGAATTTTCTCATGCTCTCTCTGCTACTTCAGTTACAGCCATCTTTGGGTTATTATTTGCCTTTAGGTGGTGTTCTTTTGTTTGCTCAGttagataataatttttttgagtgTAGTGTAGCTATCTAGCTCGTTTAACTTTCAGGCACATGTGTAATGATGTTAAACTGTATAGCAGAATTTTGACTTCAGATTTACATAGGTAGTCAAGATCAGTTAATCTGAACTAGGCCTCtataaattgattaatcacTGTAATTTCTCTCAAGTAAATAGATTCAGTTTCAGTTTATGCAAAATGTTATTTTACTCTGATTTTTCTCGCACTTTCCATCACTTTCCTGCATTGTTGATTCTGCTTAACTTGTAGtgtttaaaaatgtaattatatgTTCTATTTGGCAGAGTGTTCCCGTTCAAGCTGGACAAACTCCACCGCTGCTGCAGTATTTTGGAACACTTTTAACGAGGGGAAAGCTGAATGCCTTTGAATCATTAGAATTGTCTCGGTTGGTTGTTAACCAGAACAAGAAAAATCTGTTGGAAAATTGGTTGGCAGAGGACAAGCTTGAATGCAGTGAGGAGCTAGGAGATCTTGTTAAGGTTGAGTTGGATTAAACATTTTGTGgaattcatattatttttatgttttatgttcATCTTTCTAATTGGCTGCCCGATGAGGTACTGCTGCTTATTTGCATTTTTGAAATGGTGAatttctattaattttcatGGGTATGCTCCGTTGTAGACTGTGGACAATGATCTTGCTTTAAAAATATACATCAAAGCTAGAGCTACTCCAAAAGTTGTGGCTGCTTTTGCTGAGAGGAGGGAGTTTGACAAGATTCTGGTCTACTCTAAGCAGGTACATGTTTACTCATTAATtaaagaatattaattttgatgcaTACGATACTTCAATGCTATTATAGCAAGCTGAACATTTTTCTCGACCTGCATAATTAGTATTGTGTGTATTACATTTCTATTTTACTGGAAACATTTGGTCctaacaaatttaatttcttgTTTGTTGCTGTAGGTTGGGTACACACCTGACTACCTCTTCCTTCTGCAAACAATTCTCCGGACAGATCCCCAGGTTTGGGAGAAAGCTCTACCATTTatgttgttaattattttagttgaaCACTTTCTGTAATTTTCCCGTTGTTTGCCACCTTTTTGGTTGCTGTGCTTTTTGAACAGTGTTTGCACATTAAGTTGACAATATCTGGTGAGTTTTTTCTCTAAGGAGAATTTCTACAAGTTACCATTTTTATTTACTCTTCAGGGTGCTGTTAATTTTGCATTGATGATGTCTCAAATGGAGGGAGGTAGCCCAGTTGATTACAACACCATAACTGATCTGTTTCTTCAGGTTGTTCATGACgagtagttattttttattttagtttcatCATTGTTGATTTATCATACTATGCTTCTAAACATTATTGCCATTTTCTTCTTGGTTATTCTTTGGCCTGCTCAGAGAAACCTGATCCGCGAGGCAACGGCTTTTCTCCTCGATGTTTTAAAACCAAATCTTCCAGAACACGGGTTCCTCCAGACAAAGGTTGGGATCTTTGTTTCCCAGTTGTTATGGGCATTTTACTGTTAGCAATTCTTTCTTTGTAGTAATACAATTTTCTTGTGGATTGTTGTTCAGGTgttggagattaatttggtgacTTTCCCCAATGTAGCTGATGCTATTTTAGCTAATGGTATGTTCAGCCATTATGACCGTCCTCGTATTGCCCAACTTTGTGAAAAAGCTGGCCTTTACGTGCGAGCTTTACAAGTAAGGACTTgctaaatgttttatttttgtactatccatactcaagcttaaagtcatacattttgttgattacATCTTTCTTCGTGCAGCATTACACAGAGTTACCAGATATAAAACGTGTGATTGTTAATACACATGCAATTGAGCCTCAGGTTTTTTTGCCTTATTGCTCTTATCTAATTTAGGGTTTACAGTATATCACACGTTCCTCTAAAATGCTTGTTATTTGATTATTGCAGTCACTTGTAGAGTTTTTTGGTACTCTGTCAAAAGAATGGGCATTAGAGTGCATGAAAGACCTATTACTGGCGAACCTTAGGGGCAATTTACAGATTATTGTGCAGGTATAGAAGTGTCATTTTCTTTTACGACTTGGAGCTTACTAATAGTTGATAAACTAAGCTTACTTGTGTCTGTTCAGGTTGCTAAAGAATATTGTGAGCAATTAGGTGTTGATGGCTGCATAAAAATTTTTGAACAGTTCAGATCATATGAAGGACTGTACTTTTTTCTTGGGTCATATTTGAGCTCCaggtttgtgattttttttcgTGTTGGTAATTGATCCTGTTTATACCTGATATATATTTTCCACTGTTTTTATGCTGATATATCATACATGCTTATCTGAATAATATGGGGACAGTGAGGATCCCGACATTCATTTCAAGTACATTGAGGCAGCAGCAAAGACTGGTCAAATCAAGGAGGTTGAGCGTGTGACaagagaatccaatttctatgATGCCGAAAAAACAAAGAACTTCCTGATGGAGGCCAAGCTTCCAGATGCACGACCTTTAATCAATGTTTGTGATCGATTTGGGTTTGTTCCAGATCTAACACACTACCTGTACACAAACAACATGCTTCGCTACATTGAAGGTTATGTCCAGAAGGTATCATAGTTGCCTTGCTTATCTCATGAGTGCTATATGTCATCTCTTTTTCTGTGCGTCAGCATTTGTATCTTTCTGTATAGGTGAACCCAGGGAATGCTCCTTTAGTTGTTGGGCAACTGCTAGATGATGAGTGCCCAGAAGATTTTATCAAAGGTTTGATTCTTTCTGTTCGTTCCTTGCTGCCAGTGGAGCCCCTTGTGGAGGAATGCGAGAAGAGGTGGGGTTTGTCCTTCAATCTTTATGTATTGTTGATttgtattcattttttttattctttaaccTGCGATTATTTTGTATGCAGGAACCGGCTTCGTTTGCTCACACAATTTTTGGAACATCTCGTGAGTGAGGGTAGCCAGGATGTACATGTTCACAATGCACTGGGTAAAATTATCATTGATAGCAACAACAACCCAGAACATTTTCTCACAACCAACCCGTACTATGACTCTCGAGTTGTGGGCAAGTATTGTGAAAAACGGGACCCAACCTTGGCAGTTGTTGCTTACCGGCGAGGACAATGTGATGAAGAACTTATCAATGTCACTAGTAAAAATTCTTTGTTCAAACTGCAAGCAAGGTTTGTAGTGTATATGTAGTTCTTTCTTCGACCAAATCAATGTTCTTGTATTCATTGCTCACTTGCTTACATTGTGGTGACAGATATGTTGTTGAGAGAATGGATGGTGATCTGTGGGCTAAAGTTCTTGATCCCGATAATGACTATAGAAGGCAACTTATCGATCAGGTTGTATCTACTGCTTTGCCTGAAAGCTCAAGCCCTGAACAGGTTTCTGCAGCTGTTAAGGCTTTCATGACAGCTGATCTGCCTCATGAATTGATTGAACTTCTTGAGAAGATTGTGCTTCAGAATTCTGCATTCAGTGGGAACTTTAATTTGCAGAATCTTCTTATTTTGACAGCGATAAAGGCAGATTCATCCAGAGTTATGGACTATATCAATAGACTAGATAATTTTGATGGACCTGCAGTTGGAGAAATGGCTGTAGAAGCGCAGTTATATGAGGAAGCCTTTGCAATTTTCAAGAAGTTCAACTTGAATGTTCAAGCAGTCAATGTGTTGCTTGATAATATTCGTAGCATTGATAGAGCTGTTGAGTTTGCTTTCAGAGTTGAAGAAGATGCTGTATGGAGTCAGGTGGCGAAGGCCCAACTCAGGGAAGGGCTTGTAAGTGATGCAATTGAGTCGTTTATACGAGCAGATGATGCTACACAATTTTTGGATGTTATCCGTGCTGCTGAAGATGCTGATGTTTACCATGACTTGGTCAAATATTTGTTAATGGTAAGACAAAAGGCAAAAGAACCAAAGGTTGATGGTGAGCTCATTTATGCATATGCAAAGATTGATAGGCTTAGTGACATCGAGGAGTTCATTCTGATGCCAAATGTTGCCAATCTACAAAATGTTGGGGACCGATTGTATGATGAAGCATTATATGAGGCTGCAAAAATCATATTTGCCTTTATATCTAACTGGGCCAAGTTGGCTATTACACTGGTCAAGTTACAACAGTTTCAAGGTGCTGTCGATGCAGCACGGAAAGCTAACAGCTCAAAAACATGGAAGGAAGTTTGCTTTGCTTGTGTTGATGCAGAGGAGTTTCGTTTGGCCCAGATATGTGGACTCAACATTATTGTTCAGGTAATATGTTAATTTCAGAATTTCTAAggaactaaatatatttttaaaaataaattaggaaGCTTTTTCTTGATTTCTGATCCCACTTGCTTTCTATTTAGAGAGCCTGAATAAAACGAACTTCAGAATGTAATGCAAACCATTCTCCCTTAAAGTATGCTGCAAATATGTTAATGTGTAAATGATTGGAAGACTTTTACACTTGTTGTCTGGACATTTTTTAGGCCTGCTAGTAGTGAGCTTATTTACTTTCCGATGCTTACTGTGTCAAACTTTTTGGTAATTATGCAGGTGGATGACTTGGAAGAGATCAGTGAATATTACCAAAATAGAGGTTACTTCAATGAATTAATATCTCTCATGGAGAGTGGTTTAGGGTTAGAACGGGCTCATATGGGCATCTTCACCGAGTTAGGAGTTCTTTATGCTAGATACCGCCCTGAGAAGCTTATGGAGCATATCAAACTATTCTCAACCCGTCTCAATATTCCGAAACTCATAAGAGCATGTGATGAACAACAACATTGGAAAGAATTGACCCTTTTGTATATCCAATATGATGAGTTTGATAATGCCGCAACTACCATCATGAACCATTCACCTGAAGCATGGGATCACATGCAATTCAAAGATGTTGTTGTCAAAGTTGCTAATGTTGAGTTGTATTACAAGGCTGTTCACTTTTATTTGG
It contains:
- the LOC101514746 gene encoding clathrin heavy chain 1, giving the protein MAAANAPIAMKEVLTLPSVGINTQFITFTHVTMESDKYICVRETAPQNSVVIVDMSMPMQPLRRPITADSALMNPNSRILALKAQLQGTTQDHLQIFNIELKTKMKSHQMPEQVVFWKWISPKILGIVTQTSVYHWSIEGDSEPVKMFERTANLANNQIINYRCDPTEKWLVLIGIAPGSPERPQLVKGNMQLFSVDQQRSQALEAHAASFAQFKVPGNENPSVLISFASKTLNAGQIISKLHVIELGAQPGKPSFTKKQADLFFPPDFADDFPVAMQISHKYSLIYVITKLGLLFVYDLETATAVYRNRISPDPIFLTSEATSAGGFYAINRRGQVLLATVNEQTIVNFVSGQLNNLELAVSLAKRGNLPGAEKLVVERFHELFSQTKYKEAAELAAESPQGILRTPDTVAKFQSVPVQAGQTPPLLQYFGTLLTRGKLNAFESLELSRLVVNQNKKNLLENWLAEDKLECSEELGDLVKTVDNDLALKIYIKARATPKVVAAFAERREFDKILVYSKQVGYTPDYLFLLQTILRTDPQGAVNFALMMSQMEGGSPVDYNTITDLFLQRNLIREATAFLLDVLKPNLPEHGFLQTKVLEINLVTFPNVADAILANGMFSHYDRPRIAQLCEKAGLYVRALQHYTELPDIKRVIVNTHAIEPQSLVEFFGTLSKEWALECMKDLLLANLRGNLQIIVQVAKEYCEQLGVDGCIKIFEQFRSYEGLYFFLGSYLSSSEDPDIHFKYIEAAAKTGQIKEVERVTRESNFYDAEKTKNFLMEAKLPDARPLINVCDRFGFVPDLTHYLYTNNMLRYIEGYVQKVNPGNAPLVVGQLLDDECPEDFIKGLILSVRSLLPVEPLVEECEKRNRLRLLTQFLEHLVSEGSQDVHVHNALGKIIIDSNNNPEHFLTTNPYYDSRVVGKYCEKRDPTLAVVAYRRGQCDEELINVTSKNSLFKLQARYVVERMDGDLWAKVLDPDNDYRRQLIDQVVSTALPESSSPEQVSAAVKAFMTADLPHELIELLEKIVLQNSAFSGNFNLQNLLILTAIKADSSRVMDYINRLDNFDGPAVGEMAVEAQLYEEAFAIFKKFNLNVQAVNVLLDNIRSIDRAVEFAFRVEEDAVWSQVAKAQLREGLVSDAIESFIRADDATQFLDVIRAAEDADVYHDLVKYLLMVRQKAKEPKVDGELIYAYAKIDRLSDIEEFILMPNVANLQNVGDRLYDEALYEAAKIIFAFISNWAKLAITLVKLQQFQGAVDAARKANSSKTWKEVCFACVDAEEFRLAQICGLNIIVQVDDLEEISEYYQNRGYFNELISLMESGLGLERAHMGIFTELGVLYARYRPEKLMEHIKLFSTRLNIPKLIRACDEQQHWKELTLLYIQYDEFDNAATTIMNHSPEAWDHMQFKDVVVKVANVELYYKAVHFYLEEHPDLINDILNVLALRVDHARVVDIMRKAGHLRLVKPYMVAVQSSNVSAVNEALNGIYVEEEDYDRLRESIDLYDNFDQIGLAQKIEKHELVEMRRVAAYIYKKAGRWKQSIALSKKDNLYKDAMETASQSGERELAEELLVYFIDQGKKECFASCLFVCYDLIRADVVLELAWMHNMIDFAFPYLLQFIREYTGKVDELVKNRIEAQNDEKAKEKEEKDVVAQQNMYAQLLPLALPAPPMPGMGGPGLGGSYGPPPPGMGMPQMPPFGMPPMGSSY